The following DNA comes from bacterium.
GCCCGACGGGACCTACACCGCCATCACCGCCGGCAGCCTCCACACCTGCGCACTCGACGCCGACGGCGCCGTCACCTGCTGGGGCAGCAACACCGACTGGCTTAGAGGACCCACCGGTGCAACCGACGCGCCCGGCGGCCACTTCACCGCCATCAGCGCCGGCGGCGCTAGTTCTTGTGGTGTGCGCGCCGACGGAGGAGTCGAATGCTGGGGCGACCTCAGCCTCGTTAGACCGGCCGCGTAGGGACTGGAGCCCGCCGCGGGCGGCCCGCCGAACCGGCGACGGTGCGCCGCGACCCGCCAGCAGCCGTCGCCTTCCACCGCCCCCGCAATGCGCGGTCGGGCCGCCCGGCCTTGGCGCCGATCACCTCCGGGCGCGGCCGAACCGTGGCGCGGCGCCGTGCTGGACACCTCCAACTTCCCGCGCGCGAATCGCCGTCGCCATCGCCTCGCGGAACCGTGGCGCGGCGCCGTGGTGGGCACCTCCAACGGCTGGCCGCGTCTGCTTCAAAGCGGCCGTCACGTCCGATCAGTCCCAACCACCGACGGCGCTCACCGTCCCCCGCCCGGGCGAACTGCGGGCGGCGGACGCCCCGTGCTCGCAGCCCGCGCGCGGCGCTCTACGGCCCGAGGTGGGCGGGCCGAATGAGCACCGCAGTGTGCGCTGGGCGGGGCCCGGACCGCCGCGCCCTGGATTCCGGCCTACGCCGGAATGACGACTGACGGCACCGCAGTGCGGGCGGGAGCTCACGGGCGGGCGATGAACTCCTCCAGCGCCTCGGGCTCGGCGGTCAGCGCGGCCACCACGTCCGCGTCCACGTCGGCCACGATGATCTCGCCCACCTCGTCGGCCACCGAGGCGAACAGGCCCTGGCGGTGCATGCTGGCCGTCTGGCTGCGGTTGTCGTCGGTGGGCGTGAGGTAGTGCACCGAGGTGACCTCGTAGCGCAGCATCAGGAACAGGTGCACCAGGGTCATGAGCCGCTTGCGCCGCATCGCCGGCTCCAGCGTGTTCTGGTCGCGCACCGACAGGATCGGCCGGTCCCGGCGGTCGCGCAGCACCGCGAAGACGATGTTGGCGAGCGGCCGGCCCGCGCCGTTGCCGGGCTGCCCCCCGCCGCCGGCGACCGTCAGTTCCAGGATCTCCGAGCCGGCCTTCCAGGGCCGCAGCCGCACCCGCGGCCGCACCCGCAGCCCGTGATGGCCGGCCCACTGCTCCAGCCACTCCTCCAGGGTGCGCGTGGGCACCTCGGTCTGCGCCAGGTGCTGGAACTGCGTCGAGCCCTTGCCCATCGCCCGGGTGGTGGCGGTGCGGCCCGAGCAGGCCATGAGCGCGGCGTCGGCCCGGGGACCGCCGACCAGCGTCTGCGGGGTGCGGTAGGGCGAGTCCACCAGGCGCAGGCGGCGCTGCAGCTTGGCGAGCGCCAGCATGCCCTCCTCGTTCAGGGAGGCGGCGAACTCCTCGCCGGCCATGCCGTCGATCTGGTGGCCGCCGTAGGTGATGAAGTTGAACACGAAGCCCAGCTCGCCAAGCTTCGTTGGGAATTCCCGCATCTCGGCATCGCTCATGCCGGTGGTGTCCCAGTTGAACGACGGCGACAGGTTGTAGGCCAGCATCTTGTCGGGGTGGGTGGCGTGGACAGCCTCGGCGAACTCCCGGGCGTCGCCCAGGTGGGCCGTCTTGGTCTCCATCCACAGCACGTCGGCGAACGGCGCCACCGCCAGCGACTTGGCGACGGCATAGGGAATGCCTCCCTGCACCTGGTAGTAGCCCTCGGGGGTGCGGGCCCCCTCGGCGTCCCAGTAGACGTCGATGCCCGCTTCGGCCGCCCGCTCCCGGGCGCATTCGAACCCGCTCCTGCGGGCGAAGTGCAGCCACTCGCCGGCGCCGATGCCCACGTCGGCGCCCTCGGCGGACCGGGAGGCGATGTGCTCGGCCACGGCGTCGGCGTAGGTGCAGAGCCCCGCGGCGGCCTGCCAGGCCTCCACGAAGGCGTCGGTGACCTCCTCGGCGACCCGCCCGGGTGCGGTGGGGCTGGCCGCCAGCGCCGCGGCGATGGCGTCGGCCACGCCGCTTGCCTCCAACCAGGTGTCGGCCTCGGTGTACTTCGCCTCCGGCAGGGCGTACAGCAGGTGACCGTTGGCGCCCTCCACCCCGGCGTCGGTGAGGCGCCGCAGCACCGCCAGGTACGCCGCCTTGTAGGAGGGCAGGTTGCGCCCCCTCACGCCCAGCACGAAGGGCTGGTCGCGCTCATCGGCGGCGCTGTCAAGCAGGGTGGCGGCCTCGGCGTCGGTGCGCGCCACGATGATGCCCTCCACGCCCATCACGTCCAGTTGGAATCGGGCCGCGTTGAGACGCCTGATCTGCTCGTCGCATCCCACCAGCACCTTGCCGCCCTGGTGACCGCACTTCTTCTGGCCCGGACGCTGGTCCTCGATGTGGTAGCCCGGCACGCCGACCTCCACGAAACGCCGGATGAGGTTCCGGACGTGCGGGTCGCCGCCGTGGCCCGTGTCGGCGTCGGCGATGATGAACGGCGAGTAGTCCACCTCGGGAGCCTCCGCCCGTTCGGCGGCACTCATCCGGGACCTGGCGAAGCTCTGGTTGCGGTCGGCGGTCAGCAGGGCGCGCACGATGCCGGCGGCCTCGTCGGGCACCGAGCTGAGCGGATAGCCGGCAAGGTCGGGGCCGGGATCCTCGTGCAGCGAACCCTTGGCCGACGTGGCCCAGCCGCCGAGGTAGATGCCCTCGATGCCGGCCCGCTTCATGGCGACGGCCTGACCCGGCGAGTACGGCCCGAAGGTGGTGATGCTGCGGCGCTCGGAGAAGAGCCGCCGCAGCAGGGTTCCGAACCGCTCGGCCGCAACCCGGGCGACGGTGTGGTCCTGGCTGATCGACCCCCGCTGCTGGACCACCTGGCGCGCCGAGTACAGGCGCCGCAGGCCGGCGAAGCGCGGCGACGCCATCCAGCGGCGGGTGGCCTCCACCTCGGCGTCGAACCGCTGCCGCGCGCCGTCGGGGTCACCGGCGCCGGCGACTCCCGGAACCTGCTGGGCGATGTCCGCCTCCGGGGCGGTCTCGCCGATGGTCTCTGGCGACAGGACACCCACTGGCCGACACCTCCTCAATCGGTCTCTGCGATCGTGGCTTCGCGAGACAGCGACTTCACGGTCCCGCACTTTATGAGACAAGTTTCCTCAACTTGGTGAGTCTGCGGCACTAACTCGTCTCTAGGGAGGATAACTTTGCTGCTAATTTCTATTTCAGAGAATTCCACGCTCAGTGTGGATTGCCTCCGGGTCCGCTCGCTGCTCCGGGCGCGGCCGACCCTCGCAGATCCCGGCGGCGGTGCCGGCCCGCGGGAGCGGCTGCAGTGGCCCCTAACGTGAGGGCATGGCAGAGAACCGACACGTCACCATCGGCCGCCTGCAGGTGGCGGCTGCGCTCGATGAATTCGTCCGCACCGAACTGGCGCCCGGCACCGGGGTCGAGCCCGACCGGTTCTGGGCCGCCCTGGAGATCCTGCTGGCCGACCTGGAGCCGCGTGCCCGGGCGCTGCTGGCGACCCGGGACGACCTGCAGGCGCAGATCGACCAGTGGCACACCGAGCGGCGCGGCCGACCCCACGACCCCGGCGAGTACGAGGCCTTTCTGCGGTCGATCGGCTACCTGGCACCCGAGCCGGAGACGGTGCGGGTGACGACCGCCAATGTCGACCCCGAGATCGCCGAAGTGGCGGGGCCCCAACTCGTCGTGCCCGTCGACAACGCCCGGTACGCCCTGAACGCCGCCAACGCCCGCTGGGGGAGCCTGTACGACGCCCTCTACGGCACCGACGTGATCCCCGAGGACGACGGCGCCACCCGCGACGGCCCGTACAACCCCGTCCGGGGCGACCAGGTGATCGCCCACGCCCGGGAGTTGCTGGATCGTCACGTCCCGCTGACGACCGGTTCGCACGCCGACGCCACCGCCTACCGGGTGGCCGATGGCTCCCTTGCGGTCGAACTGGCTGACGGGAGCAACGCCGGACTGGCGGCGGGTGCGGAGTTGGCCGGCTACACCGGCGAACCCGGCGACCCCGAGTCGGTGCTGCTGCGCCGCAACGGGCTCGGCATCGAGATCCTCATCGACCGCGACCATCCCGTCGGCGCCGTCGACCGCGCCGGCGTTGCGGACATCCACCTCGAGGCGGCCCTCACCACGATCATGGACCTCGAGGACTCCGTGGCGACCGTGGACGCCGCCGACAAGGTCCTGGCGTACGGCAACTGGCTGGGCCTCATGAGGAGCGACCTGTCGGCCACCTTCAGCAAGGGCGGCCGGGAGATGACCCGCGCGCTGCGGGCCGACTCCCCCTATTTGGACGCCGACGGCAACCCCATGACACTACGGCGCCGCAGTGTCATGCTGGTGCGCAACATCGGTCCGCACATCGAGACCGACGTGGTGCGCCTCGACGGCACCCCGACCATCGAGACGCTGCTCGACGCCGCCATCTGTGCCTGGTGCGCCATGCACGACCTGGCGGGCACCGGCCCGCACCGCAACAGCGCCTCCGGCTCCATCTACATCGTCAAACCGAAGATGCACGGGCCCGACGAGGTGGCCTTGGCGAGCGAGTTGTTCAGCCGCGTCGAGGACATCCTCGGCCTGGATCGCAACACCCTGAAGATGGGCATCATGGACGAGGAGCGCCGCACGTCGCTGAACCTCGCCGCCTGCATCGCCGCCGCCTCCGAGCGGGTGATGTTCATCAACACCGGCTTCCTGGACCGCACGGGCGACGACATCCACACCTCGATGGAGGCGGGGCCGATGATCCCCAAGGCGGAGATCAAGACGGCCACGTGGCTCACCACCTACGAGGACGTCAACGTCGACGTGGGCCTAGCGGCGGGCCTCGTGGGCCGCGGCCAGATCGGCAAGGGCATGTGGACCCGGCCCGACGACATGGCGGCCATGCTGGCCGAGAAGTCCGGCCATCCGCTCTCGGGCGCCTCCACCGCCTGGGTCCCGTCGCCGGTGGCCGCCACCTTGCACGCCCTGCACTACCTGGAGACCGACGTGGCCGCCCGCCAGCGCACCCTGGCCGAGCGTACCCCTGCCCGGGCGCTGGACATGCTGCAGTTCGCCACGCTCCCGCCGGGGCGAGAACTGACGCCCGCCGAGCTGGCGAGCGAGTTGGAGAACAACGCGCAGGGCATCCTGGGCTACGTCAGCCGCTGGGTCGGCCAGGGGGTCGGCTGCTCGAAGGTTCCTGACATCAACGACGTGGCGCTCATGGAGGACCGGGCCACGCTGCGGATCTCGTCCCAGCACATCGCCAACTGGCTGCACCACGGCCTGCTGAGCGCCGAGCAGGTGCATGCCACCATGGAGCGCATGGCCGCTGTGGTGGACGCCCAGAACGCCGACGACCCCGACTACCAGCCGATGTGCGCCGACCTGGCCGCCAGCATCCCCTACCAGGCCGCCGTGGCGCTGGTGATGGAGGGCCTCGACCAGCCCAACGGCTACACCGAGTTCATCCTCATCGAACAGCGCCGCCGCATGAAAGCAGCCCTGGCCGCCGGCTGAGCGGCACCGACCGGGACAGGAGCGCCGAGCGTCCGCCGGCAGCGGACGGAAGCGGGGAGCTGGCAGGCCACCACTGCGGGGCGCACAGCGACACTGCCCCGAGAATCACGGCGGATTAGTCGTGAGAATCACGGTAGTCAGGTGTTGTAATTCACGACAGATATCACATGAGTTTCACGGTAGACGTGATCTGAGTTTCACGGTAGAATCTGTGTGAGTTTCACGGGGGACGCTGATGACCGGACTGATCGAGCGCCGACTCAACGAGATCGTGCGGCAGCGAATGGCAGAGTCCCCGGTGGTGTTGCTGCAAGGGCCGCGCTCGGTCGGGAAGTCGACACTGCTCCGAGCGCTGGCGACACAACACGAACGTCCGGTGATCGATCTGGACGACCTCGCGGTTCGTGCGGCCGTGGCGAACGATCCCGCCTTGTTCACCTCCGGGCACGCGCCGGTGTTCATCGACGAGTACCAACACGTCCCCGACCTGCTGGCAGCGATCAAGGCCGAACTGAACCGCGACGGTTCGCCGGGCAGATTCGTCATCACCGGATCCACGCGCTTCGATTCGCTGCCTCTCGCCTCGCAATCCCTGACAGGTCGACTGCATCGCATCGAGATCCAACCGTTCTCCCAGGGTGAGATCGACTCCCGGCGCGAGCATCTGGTCGAGACGCTGCTCTCCGACCCCGCAGCCACATTGACGCCCGAGCCCTCCGCCACCACGCGCCCGCAGTACGCCACCCGTATCGCCCGAGGCGGGTTTCCAATGGCACTCACCCGCAGCGAGGCAGCACGCCACCGCTGGTTCGACGACTACGTGGCCCTGTGCCTGCAACGCGACCTGCTCGACTCGGGCCGCGTACGCCGCCCGAGTGCGCTCGCTCCCCTGCTCTTACGGCTCGCGGCCCAGACGGCGCAGGTCCTCAACGTGTCGCGGGCGGGCGCTGAGGAGAGTCTGCCCGCGAGCACCGCCTCCGACTACGTCGACCTACTCGAGAGCGTGTTCCTCGTGCGACTGCTGCCGGCCTGGGGTAAGACGCTGCGCGCCGCCACCGCAGCCCGCCCGAAGCTCCACCTAGTGGATTCCGGTTTGGCTGCCCGCTTGCTGCGTCTCACGCCCGACAGGCTCGGCGGACTGGACACCACCTCGTTGCAGCAATTCGGGCACCTGATCGAGACGTTCGTCGTCGGCGAAGTGCTCAAGCAGGCGTCGTGGATGGAGCACCGCCCGCACCTCGGGCACTGGCGCACGCATGACGGGGCTGAGGTCGACCTCGTCATCGAGGACGGGCTAACCGGCTCGGTCGTCGGCATCGAGATCAAGGCCGGGTCCAGGGTCCACCCGCGCGACCGGCGCGGTCTGCGGATGCTCCGCGACCGGCTCGGCAAGCGATTCACCGTGGGCACCGTCCTCTACACGGGCAGCCACTGCATCCGCTTCGCCGACGACGAGCGCATCATCGCACTGCCGATCGACCGCCTCTGGACCGACACCGCCCCGGGCGACTGAGCCGACCGAGCCGGAGAACCCGACGGTTGCACCGAGTTCACGTTCGCCAAGCGGCACCGCAGGATTACAGTCGCCCTGGCCCCCGGCTGGGCACCGCCCGCGTCCGGGTCGAACCGCAGGCCGTGCCATGCCTGCCGGCTCCCGCTCACTCGGATCGGGGCGTGTTGCCTCGCCGCTGTTCGCGTACCCAGCCGGCAGGATCGTCGTCCCATTCGTGCCCCGTGTCAGGCAACGCACCGAGCGCGGAGGTGATGTCGTCCCAGCGCCTGTCGCTCTTGATCTCTGGGCGTGTCGGATGGTCGCGGGGCTCCCCGTCGGCGAGGACTCGGCGGACGTCTTCGATGGCCTCGGGGAGGTCGTCCACCTGCACCTCGTGGGCGCTGTCGGGGCCTAGGAAGACGAACACGCAGCGCGAGACCGCCCGGCCGGTGGCCTCTTCCACCATGAGCGCGTAGGCGGCGATCTGCAGCCGGTAGCCGGGCTCGTCGCGCAGATCGGGGGGCTCGTCGGAGTCGTGGGTCTTGTAGTCGACAATCACGAAGGAGCCGTCGGGCGTCTCGTACAGCAGGTCGATGAACCCCTCTAGGAGGCGGCCCTCTACCTCCGCGGCGGCGTACAACTCGCGCCAGTGGCGTGATCGGGCGGCCTCCCCGACCACCTCGGAACTCAGGGCGCTTCGTACCCGTTGCTCCACGTCAACAGCACGGGAGGAGATGCCCTCGGCACCAGCCTGGTGCCGGGCAGTCCGTCGCAGTTCGGCGTTCCAACGATCCTGCGGCCGGACGGCGGGGTCACTGCCACGGGGACCGCCCTCATCGGGGTCGAACTCAACGGTCTGCAGCGCGCCATGGACCGCCCGCCCAAAGGCGGTGCCGTAGCGACCCGTCCGCCACACCGGACGTTCTCCGCCATCAGGAGTGCCGTCCTTGTCCAGCCCCGCGCGTTGCGCGTCCAACTCGGCTCCGCCGTCGGGCGCGGCTCCGCCGTCCAAGCGGTCGATTTCCGATGCCGCCAGGGTCAACGGGCGCCCGGCCTCGCGCAGGGCGGTGTCCCGTTCGATCCGCCAGCCGTCCAGCGAGCGCGGAGACGAAGACCGCGGAGGCGGCGCCTGGCGCCGCTCGATCCCGAGACCGGCAGCAGGAAGCGCGGCCGCGTTCTCGACCACCATCTCGGCGAGGGACGGATCGGCCTTGGACGACTCGGACCTGCTGAGGCGATGAACCGACACGACGAGGTGGTCCCGGGCGCGGGTAAGGGCGACGTACAGCAGGCGGATCCGCTCGGCGTGCGCCATCAGCTTCTCGCCCGCCTCGTGCTCTACGTAGGTAGCCGTCGACAGCTTCTTGGTGAGCCTGACTCCGTAACCCCCGTCGGACGGCCAGACCACCCCGACCCGGGACTGAGGTGACGCAACGTTGGTTCCCGAGAGGATGACGATGGGGAACTCCCTGCCCTTCGCCCCGTGGATCGTCGTGATCCGGACCGCATCGTCGTCGGTCTCGGAAAGAACGTCCTCGGGCTCTCGGTCCAGCCTGCTGATCTTCCGGTCCACCCAGGCCACGAAACCCCGCAGGCCGCCGGCGGTCCTGCCCGAGAGGCGTGCCTGTTCGCTCTCGCCGAACAACCGGGCCTGCTCAATCACCAGTCGGAGGCTCCGCGACACGTCACGGGCGCGGCGCGGGCCGAAGTAGCCCAACTCCATCAGGCGCCGCTCGCGCACGATCTCCCGGATGGCTTCACTCGAGCTCAGCCAGCGGCAACGAGTGTGCATCCCGCTCAGCCATTCCATCGCCTCGCCGACCGGATGGGCCGTCGGCAGCCCCGCAGGCAGGGGACTCAGGTAGTCCCAACGACCGCCGTGGGCGACCTTGAACCTACAAAGGTCGTCGTCGCCGCAGCCGAAGGCCGGCGACCGCAGGGCGTTGACCAGCGCTGCCTCGTCGGTCGGATCGGCCAGAGCCCGGACGACGGCCATCAGGTCCCTGATCTCTCGGGAGGCCCAGACGAGCGAGCCGGCCTCGATCCGGTAGGGAATCTCGGCGTCACTGAGGGCCTGCTCCAGTTGCGGCAGCGAGGTGCGGGTGGGCAACAGCACGCAGACGTCCTCGAAACGGGCCGGTCGCCAGCCGCCGTCGCCGTCGTCCACGGACCAGCGCCGGTTGACGGCGGTCAGGATGGCATCGGCCACCTCGGCCCCCTCGATCTCCCGCATCTCGCCGGTCGTGACCGACTGAGCGGGATGCTCCTCGGCCCCGAGCACGATCACCGGGGGTCCCTCGGAAGGATCGGCCCGGACCGGCGTCAGCGGCTTGTAGTCGGGCTGGATGTCGAGGCCGTTCCAACCCTTCGTCACCATGAACCCGTCGAACAGTTCGTTGATCCAACCCAGCACGGGCCGCACAGACCGGAAGTTCCGCGTGAGCGACACCCGCTCGTAGGAAGCGGTCTGCTGGACCTGCATGAACAGGGCCACATCGGCCCTGCGGAACCGGTAGATCGACTGCTTGGCGTCGCCCACGAAAAACAAGTGGCCGCGCCCAGTCTCCGATCCGGTCCGCACGGAGCCGTCCGCCGGCCCCGCGGTGGCGATCAGTTCGGCGATGTCCATCTGGATCGGGTCGGTGTCCTGGAACTCGTCAAGGAGCAGTCTCCGGTAGCGGGCTGCCAGCGCGGCCCGCACACCGGCGCCGTGCTCGGGATCGCGTAGCAGGCGCCGCGCCAGCACCAGCAGGTCGTGGAACTCCAGCACGCCTCTCCGCCTGCGGTCCTCGGCGGCCTTCACGACGGCACCGGCCAGGATCCTGGAGAGGTGTTCGACCACCGCGGTGACCACCCGCGCCTTGGCGTGATCGACCGAATCCCCGAGCTTGACCACCGCCTCCCGCACATCCCCCAGCGAGGGTGAGTCGGGCCAGCTGGCGCTCCGGCCGACGTTGCCGACCTTGAAGCTCGGCTGCGGCCCGAACAGCAAGCGGATGAAGTCGTACCCGTCGGGGGCTGCCTCCCCCAAGCGGCCGCCCACCTCGCCGATGCGCCGGAGTCGCTCGCACATCGCGTCGTCGTCGTTCCGGCAGTATTCCGCCAGGCGGGCCGCCCCCCGATACTCGACAACGAGGTGCCTGAGATCCGGCAGGGCCAACGGCGCATCGTCGAGGACTCTCTCCTCCACCAAGTCCCAGTTGGCCTCGAAGGCCTCTGTCAGGTCGCGGAGCGCGGATGCCTTGATACCGAGACTCCTGGAGATCACAACCGTCTTCCAATGGTCGGGACCATCCAGCAGGCTGTCGCGGATCTCATCCCAGCGGTCCTCGAACTCCTCCACCGGGCTGACCTCCACGCGGGGGGGCAGCCCGGCCTCGATGGCGTGCAGGGAGAGGATGCGCAGGGCGAAGCCGTGCAGCGTCGTGACGGCCGCCCCATCCAGTTGCTCCAAGGCCGCGCGGTAGTGCTGCGCCTTGTCGCCGTCGTTGGCTGTCTCCGCGGCGCTGAGCCGGTCCTGCACGACCCGGCGTATGCGATTGCGCAACTCCGAGGCGGCCTTGTCGGTGAAAGTGATAGCGGCGATGTTCTCCATCTCTGTGCCGTCGTCCAGCAGCGACAGCACCCGCTGCACCAGAGACGTGGTCTTGCCCGATCCGGCGCCCGCCTCGACGAACATCGTCTCGACCAGGTTCCCGCTGACGGCATCCCGGGCGGCCTCGTCGCGCGCCACGTCGTCCAGCGTGGTCATGCCTCGGCCCCAGCGTCGTCGTTGGGCTCGGCTAGGTCTCGATACGGCCCCAACTCGGGGCGGCCGCGCTTGCGCTCCCACTCGCGGCGCCGGTCGTTCGTCCCGAGCCGGTCGGCGTTGCAGTAGTCGCACCATGTGCTGTACCGACCGTCCCCCGGTTCAGGGCGGTCGCAGAACACGCCGGTCTCGATGCCCCCGACGATCGTCGCGACCACCTCGTCGAATCGGCGCTGCACGGCCTCGGTCACCTGGAATCCCCGAACCTCTGAGCCGTCGTCAGCCGAGACGAACCAGTAGTAGGCGTTCACCGGGCCGCGACCGCGGTGCTGGGTCGCCTGCGCGGCTCGGCCGTAGACGGGTAGCTGAAGCAGGGTGCCCCGTTGAACGAAGTCGACCTCTACGTCCTCGGGATGATTGTGAGCCGCGCCGGAGCCCTTGGGGAGCTTCCGGATATCCGCAGTGACCTTTCCGGTCTTGTAATCCACCACGATCAAGCCGCCCCGCGACGTGCGATCCACCCGGTCGATCCGGCCGCGGAGCAGGACCTCTTCGCCGCTGGCTAGCCGGACCGGCAGCGGGCCGGCCTCGTCTGTCGGCATGCCGAAGGAGAACTCACCGGCGATCGGCGTGGCGCCGAGTTCTTTGCGACGCCGGTCGTCGTCGTCCAAGAAACGGCGCAGGTCGACCAGGATCTGATTCCGGTCGTGGAACCAGTAAGCCGGCTTGCCGGTCACCCCCTGAGCCTCGGCCTGCCGGCACTGCTCGGCGGCGATCGCCATCAACCGGTCTCGCTGTGCGGGGCTCCAAGGCACCTGGGGCGAGGGTACGGCGCCGTCGCCTAGCTCTCCCACCAGGAACCGCTCAAGGATGCGGTGAACCAGGGCCCCCTTCTCCACCGCGGATATCTCCAGCAGCTGCTCGGCCTGCTCCTGCGGCTCGACGTGCAGGATGTGGCGGAGGAAGTAGCGGAGCGGGCACTTCGCCCAAGTCTCCAGCGAGGTCGCCGAGACCGCTGCGGCGGGCGGCGAGGAGGATGGAACGCCAGCCAGGTTCCCGTCGAAGCGGGTGAACTCCTCCGAGGCCCGGGCCCGACTCAACTCCGCGCCTCGGGCCAGGACGGGGTCGTCGGCAAGCAGCGGGTGATTCGGCAGTTCGCCGGCGCGCCCACCGCAGAGATCGAGATCTTGAAGGCGGAACTCCTGTGCGGTCGCCGG
Coding sequences within:
- a CDS encoding ATP-binding protein, which encodes MTGLIERRLNEIVRQRMAESPVVLLQGPRSVGKSTLLRALATQHERPVIDLDDLAVRAAVANDPALFTSGHAPVFIDEYQHVPDLLAAIKAELNRDGSPGRFVITGSTRFDSLPLASQSLTGRLHRIEIQPFSQGEIDSRREHLVETLLSDPAATLTPEPSATTRPQYATRIARGGFPMALTRSEAARHRWFDDYVALCLQRDLLDSGRVRRPSALAPLLLRLAAQTAQVLNVSRAGAEESLPASTASDYVDLLESVFLVRLLPAWGKTLRAATAARPKLHLVDSGLAARLLRLTPDRLGGLDTTSLQQFGHLIETFVVGEVLKQASWMEHRPHLGHWRTHDGAEVDLVIEDGLTGSVVGIEIKAGSRVHPRDRRGLRMLRDRLGKRFTVGTVLYTGSHCIRFADDERIIALPIDRLWTDTAPGD
- a CDS encoding RCC1 domain-containing protein; translation: PDGTYTAITAGSLHTCALDADGAVTCWGSNTDWLRGPTGATDAPGGHFTAISAGGASSCGVRADGGVECWGDLSLVRPAA
- a CDS encoding UvrD-helicase domain-containing protein, giving the protein MTTLDDVARDEAARDAVSGNLVETMFVEAGAGSGKTTSLVQRVLSLLDDGTEMENIAAITFTDKAASELRNRIRRVVQDRLSAAETANDGDKAQHYRAALEQLDGAAVTTLHGFALRILSLHAIEAGLPPRVEVSPVEEFEDRWDEIRDSLLDGPDHWKTVVISRSLGIKASALRDLTEAFEANWDLVEERVLDDAPLALPDLRHLVVEYRGAARLAEYCRNDDDAMCERLRRIGEVGGRLGEAAPDGYDFIRLLFGPQPSFKVGNVGRSASWPDSPSLGDVREAVVKLGDSVDHAKARVVTAVVEHLSRILAGAVVKAAEDRRRRGVLEFHDLLVLARRLLRDPEHGAGVRAALAARYRRLLLDEFQDTDPIQMDIAELIATAGPADGSVRTGSETGRGHLFFVGDAKQSIYRFRRADVALFMQVQQTASYERVSLTRNFRSVRPVLGWINELFDGFMVTKGWNGLDIQPDYKPLTPVRADPSEGPPVIVLGAEEHPAQSVTTGEMREIEGAEVADAILTAVNRRWSVDDGDGGWRPARFEDVCVLLPTRTSLPQLEQALSDAEIPYRIEAGSLVWASREIRDLMAVVRALADPTDEAALVNALRSPAFGCGDDDLCRFKVAHGGRWDYLSPLPAGLPTAHPVGEAMEWLSGMHTRCRWLSSSEAIREIVRERRLMELGYFGPRRARDVSRSLRLVIEQARLFGESEQARLSGRTAGGLRGFVAWVDRKISRLDREPEDVLSETDDDAVRITTIHGAKGREFPIVILSGTNVASPQSRVGVVWPSDGGYGVRLTKKLSTATYVEHEAGEKLMAHAERIRLLYVALTRARDHLVVSVHRLSRSESSKADPSLAEMVVENAAALPAAGLGIERRQAPPPRSSSPRSLDGWRIERDTALREAGRPLTLAASEIDRLDGGAAPDGGAELDAQRAGLDKDGTPDGGERPVWRTGRYGTAFGRAVHGALQTVEFDPDEGGPRGSDPAVRPQDRWNAELRRTARHQAGAEGISSRAVDVEQRVRSALSSEVVGEAARSRHWRELYAAAEVEGRLLEGFIDLLYETPDGSFVIVDYKTHDSDEPPDLRDEPGYRLQIAAYALMVEEATGRAVSRCVFVFLGPDSAHEVQVDDLPEAIEDVRRVLADGEPRDHPTRPEIKSDRRWDDITSALGALPDTGHEWDDDPAGWVREQRRGNTPRSE
- a CDS encoding isocitrate lyase family protein is translated as MAQQVPGVAGAGDPDGARQRFDAEVEATRRWMASPRFAGLRRLYSARQVVQQRGSISQDHTVARVAAERFGTLLRRLFSERRSITTFGPYSPGQAVAMKRAGIEGIYLGGWATSAKGSLHEDPGPDLAGYPLSSVPDEAAGIVRALLTADRNQSFARSRMSAAERAEAPEVDYSPFIIADADTGHGGDPHVRNLIRRFVEVGVPGYHIEDQRPGQKKCGHQGGKVLVGCDEQIRRLNAARFQLDVMGVEGIIVARTDAEAATLLDSAADERDQPFVLGVRGRNLPSYKAAYLAVLRRLTDAGVEGANGHLLYALPEAKYTEADTWLEASGVADAIAAALAASPTAPGRVAEEVTDAFVEAWQAAAGLCTYADAVAEHIASRSAEGADVGIGAGEWLHFARRSGFECARERAAEAGIDVYWDAEGARTPEGYYQVQGGIPYAVAKSLAVAPFADVLWMETKTAHLGDAREFAEAVHATHPDKMLAYNLSPSFNWDTTGMSDAEMREFPTKLGELGFVFNFITYGGHQIDGMAGEEFAASLNEEGMLALAKLQRRLRLVDSPYRTPQTLVGGPRADAALMACSGRTATTRAMGKGSTQFQHLAQTEVPTRTLEEWLEQWAGHHGLRVRPRVRLRPWKAGSEILELTVAGGGGQPGNGAGRPLANIVFAVLRDRRDRPILSVRDQNTLEPAMRRKRLMTLVHLFLMLRYEVTSVHYLTPTDDNRSQTASMHRQGLFASVADEVGEIIVADVDADVVAALTAEPEALEEFIARP
- a CDS encoding malate synthase G, producing the protein MAENRHVTIGRLQVAAALDEFVRTELAPGTGVEPDRFWAALEILLADLEPRARALLATRDDLQAQIDQWHTERRGRPHDPGEYEAFLRSIGYLAPEPETVRVTTANVDPEIAEVAGPQLVVPVDNARYALNAANARWGSLYDALYGTDVIPEDDGATRDGPYNPVRGDQVIAHARELLDRHVPLTTGSHADATAYRVADGSLAVELADGSNAGLAAGAELAGYTGEPGDPESVLLRRNGLGIEILIDRDHPVGAVDRAGVADIHLEAALTTIMDLEDSVATVDAADKVLAYGNWLGLMRSDLSATFSKGGREMTRALRADSPYLDADGNPMTLRRRSVMLVRNIGPHIETDVVRLDGTPTIETLLDAAICAWCAMHDLAGTGPHRNSASGSIYIVKPKMHGPDEVALASELFSRVEDILGLDRNTLKMGIMDEERRTSLNLAACIAAASERVMFINTGFLDRTGDDIHTSMEAGPMIPKAEIKTATWLTTYEDVNVDVGLAAGLVGRGQIGKGMWTRPDDMAAMLAEKSGHPLSGASTAWVPSPVAATLHALHYLETDVAARQRTLAERTPARALDMLQFATLPPGRELTPAELASELENNAQGILGYVSRWVGQGVGCSKVPDINDVALMEDRATLRISSQHIANWLHHGLLSAEQVHATMERMAAVVDAQNADDPDYQPMCADLAASIPYQAAVALVMEGLDQPNGYTEFILIEQRRRMKAALAAG